In Streptomyces longhuiensis, the following proteins share a genomic window:
- a CDS encoding SGNH/GDSL hydrolase family protein, producing MQKNANHTSYSSLVTIGDSFTEGMSDLLPDGSYRGWADVLAARMAARTPGFRYANLAVRGKLIGQIVDEQVDVAAAMGADVITLVGGLNDTLRPKVDMGRVRGLLEEAVEKLAPACEQLVLMRSPGRNGPVMERFRPRMEELFACIDDLAARHGAVVVDLYGPPALGDPRMWDVDRLHLTAEGHRRVAEAVWQALGHEPESDWQAVLPPTAPPGWGTRRVADVRFAKQHLVPWIGRRLTGRSSGDGRPAKRPELLPYEAPRG from the coding sequence ATGCAGAAAAATGCCAACCACACCAGTTACAGCAGCCTCGTCACGATCGGTGACTCGTTCACCGAGGGCATGTCCGATCTGCTGCCCGACGGCTCCTACCGCGGCTGGGCCGATGTACTCGCCGCCCGGATGGCGGCCCGCACCCCCGGATTCCGCTACGCGAACCTCGCCGTGCGCGGCAAGCTCATCGGCCAGATCGTCGACGAGCAGGTGGACGTCGCGGCCGCGATGGGCGCCGACGTCATCACGCTGGTGGGCGGGCTCAACGACACCCTGCGTCCCAAGGTCGACATGGGCCGGGTGCGCGGGCTCCTCGAAGAGGCCGTCGAGAAGCTCGCGCCGGCCTGCGAGCAGCTCGTCCTGATGCGCAGCCCCGGCCGCAACGGTCCCGTGATGGAGCGCTTCCGGCCGCGCATGGAGGAGCTGTTCGCCTGCATCGACGACCTCGCGGCGCGGCACGGCGCGGTGGTCGTGGACCTGTACGGGCCGCCCGCCCTCGGCGACCCCCGCATGTGGGACGTGGACCGGCTGCATCTGACGGCGGAGGGGCACCGCCGGGTCGCCGAGGCCGTCTGGCAGGCGCTCGGCCACGAGCCCGAGAGCGACTGGCAGGCCGTGCTCCCGCCGACCGCGCCGCCGGGGTGGGGCACGCGCCGCGTCGCCGACGTCCGCTTCGCCAAGCAGCACCTGGTCCCGTGGATCGGCCGCCGCCTGACGGGCCGCTCCTCCGGCGACGGCCGCCCGGCGAAGCGCCCCGAACTGCTGCCGTACGAGGCTCCGCGCGGCTGA
- a CDS encoding LLM class F420-dependent oxidoreductase — protein MSRTFRFGVNMVTPASGDEWRKRCRRAEELDYDVILVADHLGVPSPFPSLVAAAEATERPRVGTFVLNAGFWNPVLLAREVATTDALTGGRLELGLGAGYVQAEHEAAGLPWGSPGERVDHLRRVVEELDRLLGSDEHQPRPVQHPRPPLLIGGNGDRMLKLTAEHAQIAAFTGARSVPGHPGGKLEHLAPEELDERVATYQRFAAGRAEPAELNLLIQMVTVTDDRRAAIRPVLEHIPQFTEDEALGLPLLLVGTVREIADQVRAQRDRYGFTYLTVLEPYMEAFGPVIEELRKA, from the coding sequence ATGAGTCGCACGTTCCGCTTCGGCGTCAACATGGTCACCCCCGCGTCCGGCGACGAGTGGCGCAAGCGCTGCCGCAGGGCCGAGGAGCTGGACTACGACGTGATCCTCGTCGCCGACCACCTGGGCGTACCCTCGCCGTTCCCCTCCCTGGTCGCCGCCGCCGAGGCGACCGAGCGCCCGCGTGTGGGCACGTTCGTCCTCAACGCCGGCTTCTGGAACCCGGTGCTCCTCGCCCGCGAGGTGGCGACCACGGACGCGCTCACCGGCGGCAGGCTCGAACTCGGCCTGGGCGCAGGTTACGTACAGGCGGAGCACGAAGCGGCCGGGCTGCCCTGGGGGTCGCCCGGTGAGCGCGTGGACCATCTGCGGCGCGTCGTGGAGGAGCTGGACCGGCTGCTCGGGTCGGACGAGCATCAGCCTCGGCCCGTGCAGCACCCCCGCCCGCCGCTCCTGATCGGCGGCAACGGCGACCGGATGCTGAAGCTGACGGCCGAGCACGCGCAGATCGCGGCGTTCACCGGGGCGCGCTCCGTCCCCGGCCACCCGGGCGGGAAGCTCGAGCACCTCGCCCCGGAGGAGCTGGACGAGCGCGTCGCCACGTACCAGCGCTTCGCGGCGGGGCGCGCGGAGCCCGCCGAACTCAATCTGCTGATCCAGATGGTCACGGTGACCGACGACCGGCGGGCGGCGATCCGGCCGGTCCTCGAACACATCCCGCAGTTCACGGAGGACGAGGCGCTGGGCCTGCCGCTGCTGCTCGTCGGCACGGTCCGTGAGATCGCGGACCAGGTGCGCGCGCAGCGCGACCGCTACGGGTTCACGTACCTCACGGTCCTGGAGCCGTACATGGAGGCGTTCGGTCCGGTCATCGAGGAACTGCGCAAGGCCTGA
- a CDS encoding GNAT family N-acetyltransferase — protein MSDLRIRAATPDDLDAALAFWKLAAEGTSISDDRAGVERLVARDPESLLLAERDGELVGTVIAGFDGWRCHLYRLAVRPDARRQGVGSALLAAAEERFVRLGGRRGDAMVLDRNERAQHAWRAGGYAPEPQWTRWVKHLTD, from the coding sequence ATGAGTGATCTTCGGATACGGGCCGCGACGCCCGACGACCTCGATGCCGCCCTCGCCTTCTGGAAGCTGGCCGCAGAGGGAACGAGCATCAGCGACGACCGCGCGGGCGTCGAGCGGCTCGTCGCCCGCGACCCCGAGTCACTGCTGCTCGCCGAGCGCGACGGGGAACTGGTGGGGACCGTCATCGCCGGCTTCGACGGGTGGCGCTGCCATCTGTACCGGCTCGCGGTGCGTCCGGACGCGCGACGGCAGGGCGTGGGGTCGGCGCTGCTCGCGGCCGCGGAGGAGCGGTTCGTACGGCTCGGCGGGCGGCGGGGCGACGCGATGGTCCTGGACCGCAACGAGCGCGCGCAGCACGCGTGGCGTGCCGGGGGGTATGCCCCGGAGCCGCAGTGGACGCGCTGGGTCAAGCACCTCACGGACTGA
- a CDS encoding hemolysin family protein, which translates to MTAIQLLIGLATLVVNAFFVGGEFAMISVRRSQIEPHADEGDRRAKSVLWGLQHVSALLAAAQLGITLCTLVLGIVAEPAIAHLLEPVFDAVGVPHGLIHPISFVIALTVATYLHMLLGEMIPKNVALAEPVRSALVLGPPLVTLARALRPVIFTVNAFANGLLKLLRVDVKDEVSATFSDDELARLVKDSGDAGLIDDRAQERLRDALELGRRPVRDVVLPLERVVYAHVGVTPEQLERLSASSGFSRFPVVDDNRRIVGYLHVKDALDASPRDLPFRIPDMRPIARVRETTPLDDVLSAMRGSRTHVAAVLGADGRLAGLVTMEDVLRELFGQPV; encoded by the coding sequence ATGACCGCGATCCAGCTCCTGATCGGCCTGGCGACGCTGGTCGTCAACGCCTTCTTCGTGGGCGGCGAGTTCGCCATGATCTCCGTACGCCGCAGCCAGATCGAGCCGCACGCGGACGAGGGCGACCGGCGGGCGAAGAGCGTCCTGTGGGGCCTTCAGCACGTGTCGGCCCTGCTGGCCGCGGCGCAGCTCGGCATCACGCTGTGCACCCTGGTGCTCGGCATCGTCGCCGAACCCGCCATCGCCCACCTTCTGGAGCCGGTGTTCGACGCGGTCGGCGTGCCGCACGGTCTGATCCACCCGATCTCGTTCGTGATCGCGCTGACGGTGGCCACGTATCTGCACATGCTGCTCGGCGAGATGATCCCGAAGAACGTCGCGCTCGCCGAGCCGGTGCGCAGCGCGCTGGTGCTCGGGCCGCCCCTGGTGACCTTGGCAAGGGCGCTGCGTCCGGTGATCTTCACGGTCAACGCCTTCGCGAACGGGCTGCTCAAGCTGTTGCGCGTCGACGTCAAGGACGAGGTGTCCGCGACGTTCTCGGACGACGAGCTGGCCCGTCTCGTCAAGGACTCGGGCGACGCGGGACTCATCGACGACCGCGCCCAGGAGCGCCTGCGCGACGCGCTCGAACTGGGCCGCCGCCCGGTCAGGGACGTCGTCCTGCCGCTGGAGCGGGTGGTCTACGCGCATGTGGGCGTCACGCCCGAGCAGCTGGAGCGGCTGTCGGCCAGTTCGGGGTTCTCGCGCTTCCCCGTGGTCGACGACAACCGCCGCATCGTCGGCTATCTGCATGTGAAGGACGCCCTGGACGCGTCGCCGCGCGATCTGCCGTTCCGGATCCCGGACATGCGGCCGATCGCGCGCGTACGCGAGACGACGCCGCTCGACGACGTCCTCTCGGCGATGCGCGGCAGCCGTACGCACGTGGCGGCGGTCCTCGGCGCCGACGGGCGGCTCGCCGGTCTGGTGACGATGGAGGACGTCCTCCGGGAGCTGTTCGGACAGCCGGTGTGA
- a CDS encoding ABC transporter permease, whose amino-acid sequence MLKATLRSFLAHKGRLVLSGLAIVLSVAFVAGSLVFSDTVTRTFDRLFASTSADVQVNPKRDSLGETVPTGAVETVPARLARQIRSVDGVAAARIDAAAENITVVDGKNNSVGPTSGAPTIATNWYVTDRSPVRLTSGHAPRGGGEALLDADTADKKHIRIGDSLTVLAQPGSFTVRIVGIATFRTTNPGAALVFLDTATAQAKLLGGTDRATSISVDAAPGVSDAALKRRIAQQLGSGYDLKTAAEQATSDAADLGTFLDVIKYVMLGFAGIAVLVGIFLIVNTFSMLIAQRTRELGLLRALGADRRQVRRSVLTEAVLLGLVGSVVGLAAGIGLALGLIRLMSAFGMNLKSTEMVIGWGTPVAAFAVGVGVTFVAAYLPSRRASRVSPMAALADAEIAGAGRPLRVRAVAGAVVGVAGVAALAGCAAATKTASASLLLIVGIVLTLLATVIAGPLLVRPVIRVLGGAFPAVFGSVGRLSQRNALRNPRRTGATAAALMVGLALVAGMSVASASMSKSFDEQIDKTLGADFTVQNANFTPFPKEVTDKIRATEGAGLVVRQRFVPLAVRLPDGKRVKTTAAGYEAQLDDVAHITYSQGDSAAALAPGKVAMDAEFAEEHHARVGTVVPVDLPGGRRDRLTVAALTDQGGGDGFGMSGGLFMGMGTLEKFLPDGQDSAVYVNASPGTGADVLRARLEKALDPYPQVQVRDLADYKKLVHDQIAVLLYLVYALVGLAIVIAVLGVVNTLALSVVERTREIGLLRAIGLSRRQLRRMIRLESVVIAVFGAVLGLTLGVVWGLAIHEVLALQGMEALAIPWGTIVAVVVGSVVVGIAAALLPALRASRMNVLAAIAHE is encoded by the coding sequence GTGCTGAAGGCGACGCTCAGGAGTTTCCTCGCGCACAAGGGCCGACTGGTCCTGTCGGGGCTTGCCATCGTCCTCTCGGTGGCGTTCGTGGCGGGCAGTCTGGTCTTCTCGGACACGGTCACCCGCACCTTCGACCGGCTCTTCGCGTCCACGTCCGCCGACGTACAGGTGAATCCGAAGCGGGACTCCCTCGGTGAGACGGTGCCGACCGGGGCGGTCGAGACCGTCCCGGCCCGGCTCGCCCGGCAGATCAGGTCCGTCGACGGCGTAGCCGCGGCCAGGATCGACGCCGCCGCCGAGAACATCACCGTCGTGGACGGCAAGAACAACTCGGTCGGCCCGACCAGCGGCGCCCCCACCATCGCCACCAACTGGTATGTCACGGACCGCAGTCCGGTCCGGCTGACCTCGGGCCACGCCCCGCGCGGCGGTGGCGAGGCGCTGCTCGACGCGGACACCGCCGACAAGAAGCACATCCGCATCGGCGACTCCCTCACCGTCCTCGCGCAACCGGGCTCCTTCACCGTCCGGATCGTCGGCATCGCGACCTTCCGCACCACCAACCCCGGCGCCGCGCTCGTCTTCCTGGACACGGCGACGGCGCAGGCGAAACTGCTCGGCGGGACGGACCGCGCGACGAGCATCTCCGTGGACGCGGCGCCCGGGGTGAGCGACGCCGCCCTGAAGCGGCGGATCGCCCAACAGCTCGGTTCCGGGTACGACTTGAAGACCGCAGCCGAACAGGCCACGTCGGACGCGGCGGACCTCGGCACGTTCCTCGACGTGATCAAGTACGTGATGCTGGGCTTCGCCGGGATCGCCGTCCTGGTCGGGATCTTCCTGATCGTGAACACGTTCTCGATGCTGATCGCGCAGCGCACCCGCGAGCTGGGACTGCTGCGCGCGCTCGGCGCCGACCGGCGGCAGGTGCGCCGCTCCGTCCTGACGGAGGCGGTGCTGCTCGGCCTGGTGGGCTCGGTGGTCGGCCTCGCGGCGGGCATCGGGCTGGCGCTCGGCCTCATAAGGCTCATGAGCGCGTTCGGGATGAACCTGAAGTCGACCGAGATGGTGATCGGCTGGGGGACGCCCGTCGCCGCGTTCGCGGTCGGCGTCGGGGTCACGTTCGTGGCCGCGTATCTGCCGTCTCGGCGTGCGTCCCGGGTCTCCCCCATGGCGGCGCTCGCGGACGCCGAGATCGCGGGTGCGGGGCGGCCGCTGCGGGTGCGCGCGGTGGCGGGGGCGGTCGTCGGCGTCGCGGGGGTGGCCGCTCTCGCCGGCTGTGCCGCGGCCACGAAGACGGCGAGCGCCTCGCTGCTCCTGATCGTCGGGATCGTCCTGACGCTGCTGGCCACGGTGATCGCGGGCCCCTTGCTCGTACGTCCCGTGATCCGGGTCCTGGGCGGCGCGTTCCCCGCCGTGTTCGGCTCGGTGGGGCGGCTGAGCCAGCGCAACGCACTGCGCAACCCGCGGCGCACCGGGGCGACCGCGGCCGCGCTGATGGTCGGGCTCGCTCTGGTGGCAGGCATGTCCGTGGCGAGCGCGTCGATGAGCAAGTCGTTCGACGAGCAGATCGACAAGACCCTGGGCGCCGACTTCACCGTCCAGAACGCCAACTTCACCCCCTTCCCCAAAGAGGTCACCGACAAGATCCGCGCCACCGAAGGGGCGGGGCTCGTCGTGCGACAGCGGTTCGTGCCGCTCGCGGTGCGTCTGCCGGACGGCAAGCGCGTGAAGACGACGGCCGCGGGTTACGAGGCACAGCTCGACGACGTCGCGCACATCACGTACTCCCAGGGCGACTCGGCGGCCGCACTCGCGCCCGGGAAGGTCGCGATGGACGCGGAGTTCGCCGAGGAGCACCACGCGCGCGTGGGCACCGTGGTGCCCGTGGACCTGCCCGGCGGACGCAGGGACCGGCTCACCGTCGCGGCCCTCACCGACCAGGGCGGAGGCGACGGGTTCGGCATGTCCGGCGGCCTGTTCATGGGGATGGGGACGCTGGAGAAGTTCCTGCCCGACGGCCAGGACTCGGCGGTGTACGTGAACGCCTCCCCCGGCACGGGCGCGGACGTGCTCCGCGCCCGTCTGGAGAAGGCCCTCGATCCGTACCCACAGGTACAGGTCCGCGACCTGGCCGACTACAAGAAGCTCGTGCACGACCAGATCGCGGTGCTGCTGTACCTCGTGTACGCGCTGGTCGGGCTCGCGATCGTCATCGCCGTCCTGGGCGTCGTGAACACCCTTGCCCTGTCGGTCGTCGAGCGGACGCGGGAGATCGGTCTGCTCCGCGCCATCGGGCTCTCCCGGCGCCAGCTGAGGAGGATGATCCGCCTGGAGTCCGTGGTGATCGCCGTGTTCGGCGCGGTGCTCGGGCTCACGCTCGGTGTCGTGTGGGGGCTCGCCATCCACGAGGTACTCGCCCTTCAGGGCATGGAGGCGCTCGCCATCCCGTGGGGCACGATCGTCGCGGTCGTGGTCGGCTCGGTCGTCGTGGGGATCGCGGCGGCGCTCCTTCCGGCGCTGCGCGCCTCGCGCATGAACGTGCTGGCGGCCATCGCCCACGAATGA
- a CDS encoding fic family toxin-antitoxin system, toxin component, with protein sequence MIAEQKTPGDPQVTDWGALVAAVSRHEAEIFGTAVYDSPQARAAALLQLLLHVPALERSNAMFASAVAYAYLVASGLKVATSPDQVRELARLVKDGGATVHDIAEELRRWSL encoded by the coding sequence ATGATCGCCGAACAGAAGACTCCCGGAGATCCTCAGGTGACCGACTGGGGCGCGCTCGTCGCCGCCGTCAGCCGGCACGAGGCGGAGATATTCGGGACCGCCGTGTACGACAGCCCACAGGCGCGGGCCGCCGCACTGCTCCAGCTGCTCCTCCACGTCCCCGCACTCGAACGCTCGAACGCGATGTTCGCGTCGGCCGTCGCGTACGCCTATCTCGTCGCGAGCGGCCTGAAGGTCGCCACGTCGCCCGACCAGGTCAGGGAACTGGCCCGCCTGGTCAAGGACGGCGGGGCGACCGTGCACGACATCGCGGAGGAACTGCGCAGATGGAGCCTGTGA
- the bioD gene encoding dethiobiotin synthase: protein MTVLVVTGTGTEIGKTVTTAAVAAAALAAGRSVAVLKPAQTGVGPGERGDADEVTRLVGGGVTAVELARYPEPLAPATAALRAGLPPVRPHEVADAAAKLATDHDLVLVEGAGGLLVRFDPDGGTLADAARRLGAPVLVVAAAGLGTLNSTALTTEALRARDLTPLGVVVGSWPAHPDLAARCNLADFPEVSGTKLLGALPEGAGAHPTFRASAPSWLAPELAGTWDAAAFSASVR from the coding sequence ATGACGGTACTGGTGGTCACGGGGACCGGAACCGAGATCGGCAAGACGGTCACGACGGCGGCCGTGGCGGCCGCCGCGCTGGCGGCGGGGCGGTCGGTGGCCGTCCTCAAGCCGGCCCAGACCGGGGTCGGGCCCGGTGAGCGCGGGGACGCGGACGAGGTGACGCGCCTGGTGGGCGGCGGGGTGACGGCCGTCGAACTGGCGCGGTACCCCGAGCCGTTGGCGCCCGCGACGGCCGCGCTGCGCGCCGGCCTCCCACCGGTGCGCCCGCACGAGGTGGCCGACGCGGCGGCGAAGCTGGCGACGGACCACGACCTCGTCCTGGTGGAGGGCGCGGGCGGCCTGCTCGTGCGGTTCGACCCGGACGGCGGCACGCTCGCGGACGCCGCCAGGCGGCTCGGAGCGCCGGTCCTCGTCGTCGCGGCGGCGGGGCTCGGCACGCTCAACTCGACGGCCCTGACGACGGAGGCCCTGCGCGCCCGGGACCTGACGCCGCTCGGCGTGGTCGTCGGCAGCTGGCCGGCGCACCCCGACCTCGCGGCCCGCTGCAATCTCGCGGACTTCCCCGAGGTCTCGGGGACGAAGCTCCTCGGCGCGCTCCCCGAGGGGGCCGGCGCACACCCCACCTTCCGCGCGTCTGCGCCGAGTTGGCTGGCGCCGGAGCTGGCCGGCACCTGGGACGCCGCGGCGTTCTCCGCGAGCGTCAGGTAG
- a CDS encoding ABC transporter ATP-binding protein — MSTAAADQPHGPAEAGDVAARARGLTKAYGSGETAVLALDSVDVDIARGRFTAVMGPSGSGKSTLMHCLAGLDAVSAGQVWLGDTEITGLRDKELTQLRRDRIGFMFQSFNLIPTLNAAENITLPMDIAGRTPDAGWLKQVIDTLGLGDRLTHRPAQLSGGQQQRVACARALASRPELIFADEPTGNLDSRAGLEVLGFLREAVDDLGQTVVMVTHDPGAAGHSDLVLFLGDGRLVDEMPQPTAEAVLERMRLFTGGNPHNSQP; from the coding sequence TTGTCCACAGCGGCAGCAGATCAGCCCCACGGCCCGGCGGAGGCGGGCGACGTCGCCGCGCGCGCCCGGGGCCTGACCAAGGCGTACGGGTCCGGGGAGACCGCGGTCCTCGCGCTCGACTCGGTCGACGTGGACATCGCGCGCGGCCGGTTCACGGCGGTCATGGGCCCCTCGGGGTCGGGCAAGTCCACGCTGATGCACTGCCTGGCCGGGCTCGACGCGGTCTCCGCGGGCCAGGTGTGGCTCGGGGACACCGAGATCACGGGCCTGCGCGACAAGGAGCTGACGCAGCTGCGGCGCGACCGGATCGGCTTCATGTTCCAGTCCTTCAACCTCATTCCGACGCTGAACGCGGCGGAGAACATCACGCTGCCGATGGACATCGCGGGCCGGACCCCGGACGCGGGGTGGCTGAAGCAGGTCATCGACACGCTGGGCCTCGGCGACCGGCTCACACATCGCCCCGCGCAGCTCTCCGGAGGCCAGCAGCAGCGGGTGGCCTGCGCGAGGGCGCTCGCCTCGCGACCGGAACTGATCTTCGCGGACGAGCCGACCGGGAACCTGGACTCGCGTGCGGGCCTCGAGGTCCTCGGGTTCCTGCGCGAGGCGGTGGACGACCTGGGGCAGACCGTCGTGATGGTGACGCACGACCCCGGCGCCGCGGGCCACTCCGACCTGGTGCTCTTCCTCGGTGACGGCCGCCTCGTGGACGAGATGCCGCAGCCCACGGCGGAGGCGGTCCTGGAACGCATGCGTCTGTTCACCGGGGGCAACCCCCACAACTCCCAGCCGTAG
- a CDS encoding adenosylmethionine--8-amino-7-oxononanoate transaminase, with translation MPERPGPAETGLPVAELLDLDRRHVWHPYGPMPGRQEPLVVESATGVRLRLAGEGGASGQGAELVDGMSSWWSAIHGYNHPLLNEAVRDQLDRMSHVMFGGLTHEPAVGLAKRLVDMSPEGLEHVFLADSGSVSVEVAIKMCLQHWRSLGRPEKRRLLTWRGGYHGDTWQPMAVCDPEGGMHELWSGALPRHVFADAPPVEYEQAYADHLHELIGRHAHELAAVIVEPVVQGAGGMRFHSPAYLRVLREACDAHDVLLVFDEIATGFGRTGALFAAEHASVTPDVMCVGKALTGGYMTLAATLCTARVADGISRGDVPVLAHGPTFMGNPLAAAVACASIDLLLGQDWATEVKRIESGLRESLGAASELPGVRDVRVLGAIGVVQLDHEIDMAAATRAAVREGVWLRPFRDLVYTMPPYITGDEDLARIGRAVCAAAREG, from the coding sequence ATGCCTGAGCGGCCCGGGCCCGCGGAGACCGGACTGCCCGTGGCGGAGCTGCTCGACCTCGACCGGCGGCACGTCTGGCATCCGTACGGTCCGATGCCGGGGCGGCAGGAGCCGCTGGTCGTCGAGTCGGCGACCGGGGTACGGCTGCGACTCGCCGGCGAGGGCGGTGCGAGCGGTCAGGGTGCCGAGCTGGTCGACGGGATGTCGTCGTGGTGGTCGGCGATCCACGGCTACAACCATCCCCTGCTCAACGAGGCGGTGCGCGACCAGCTCGACCGGATGAGTCATGTCATGTTCGGCGGGCTCACGCACGAGCCCGCCGTCGGGCTGGCGAAGCGTCTTGTCGACATGTCGCCGGAGGGGCTGGAGCATGTGTTCCTCGCCGACTCGGGCTCCGTGTCCGTCGAGGTCGCGATCAAGATGTGCCTCCAGCACTGGCGTTCCCTCGGACGGCCGGAGAAGCGCCGTCTGCTGACGTGGCGCGGCGGCTATCACGGTGACACCTGGCAGCCGATGGCGGTCTGCGACCCCGAGGGCGGCATGCACGAGCTGTGGTCGGGGGCGCTGCCGAGGCACGTCTTCGCCGACGCCCCGCCCGTCGAGTACGAGCAGGCCTACGCGGATCATCTGCACGAGCTGATCGGGCGGCACGCCCATGAGCTGGCGGCCGTGATCGTCGAGCCCGTGGTGCAGGGCGCGGGCGGCATGCGGTTCCACTCCCCCGCGTATCTGCGAGTCCTGCGCGAGGCCTGCGACGCGCACGACGTGCTCCTCGTGTTCGACGAGATCGCCACGGGGTTCGGCCGGACCGGGGCGCTGTTCGCCGCGGAGCACGCGTCGGTGACGCCCGATGTGATGTGTGTCGGCAAGGCGCTGACCGGCGGCTACATGACGCTGGCGGCGACGCTGTGCACGGCGCGTGTGGCGGACGGGATCTCTCGGGGCGACGTGCCGGTGCTCGCGCACGGGCCCACGTTCATGGGGAACCCCCTCGCCGCCGCGGTGGCCTGCGCCTCGATCGACCTCCTGCTCGGGCAGGACTGGGCGACGGAGGTCAAACGGATCGAGTCGGGGCTGCGGGAGTCGCTCGGCGCCGCCTCGGAGCTGCCCGGGGTGCGCGATGTACGCGTGCTCGGCGCGATCGGTGTCGTACAGCTGGACCACGAGATCGACATGGCGGCGGCCACGCGGGCGGCGGTGCGCGAGGGCGTGTGGCTGAGGCCGTTCCGCGACCTCGTGTACACGATGCCTCCGTACATCACGGGGGACGAGGATCTGGCACGGATCGGCCGCGCGGTGTGCGCGGCCGCGCGGGAGGGCTGA
- a CDS encoding hemolysin family protein, which yields MTEVLLLAVAVLLSLACGAFVAAEFSLTTVERSGLERAVERGERGAAGALKAVRNLTFQLSGAQLGITVTNLVVGMLAQPSVATLIAGPLEGLGLSRSAASSAALVIGTGLSTVFLMVVGELVPKNWAISSPLAVAKNVATPQRWFSAAFRPFITHLNNTANRAVRRFGIEPAEELASARGPQELVALARHSAKEGALEADTAELFMRTLNLADLTAENVMTPRVQVVALDAQATCEDVANATRATGLSRFPVYRGNLDSVVGVAHIKDVLAVPAELRGRRSVSDLMREPLLVPETLTVDRLLDRLSGKRTMAVVIDEYGGTAGVATVEDIVEEVVGEVRDEHDPHETPDLAPAGVDDEGRALYSADGAARTDQLQRVGLRVPHGPYETLAGLIATELGRIPAVGDSVEVAGWRLDVVDAAGHRAARVLLHAPLAGQSDDAPEGDR from the coding sequence ATGACCGAAGTGCTCCTGCTCGCCGTGGCGGTACTGCTCTCGCTGGCCTGCGGTGCGTTCGTCGCTGCCGAGTTCTCCCTCACCACGGTCGAGCGTTCCGGCCTCGAACGCGCCGTCGAGCGCGGTGAGCGGGGCGCCGCCGGCGCCCTCAAGGCCGTACGGAACCTGACTTTCCAGCTCTCCGGCGCCCAGCTCGGCATCACCGTGACCAATCTGGTCGTCGGCATGCTCGCCCAGCCGTCCGTCGCCACACTGATCGCGGGTCCCCTGGAAGGTCTCGGGCTCTCTCGCTCCGCCGCCTCCTCGGCCGCGCTGGTCATCGGCACGGGCCTGTCGACCGTCTTCCTGATGGTCGTCGGCGAGCTCGTCCCCAAGAACTGGGCGATCTCGTCGCCGCTGGCCGTCGCCAAGAACGTGGCGACACCTCAGCGATGGTTCAGCGCCGCGTTCCGCCCCTTCATCACGCACCTGAACAACACCGCGAACCGCGCGGTGCGCCGTTTCGGCATCGAGCCCGCCGAGGAGCTGGCCTCCGCGCGCGGACCGCAGGAACTGGTGGCACTCGCCAGGCACTCCGCCAAGGAGGGCGCCCTCGAGGCGGACACCGCCGAGCTGTTCATGCGCACCCTGAACCTCGCGGACCTCACCGCGGAGAACGTGATGACGCCGCGCGTCCAGGTCGTGGCGCTCGACGCACAGGCCACCTGCGAGGACGTGGCGAACGCGACCCGGGCCACGGGCCTGTCCCGGTTCCCCGTCTACCGCGGCAACCTCGACTCGGTCGTCGGTGTCGCGCACATCAAGGACGTCCTCGCCGTGCCCGCCGAGCTCCGGGGCCGCCGTTCCGTGTCCGATCTGATGCGCGAGCCGCTGCTCGTACCCGAGACCCTGACCGTCGACCGGCTCCTCGACCGGCTCTCCGGGAAGCGCACGATGGCCGTCGTCATCGACGAGTACGGCGGCACCGCGGGCGTCGCCACCGTGGAGGACATCGTCGAGGAGGTCGTCGGCGAGGTGCGGGACGAGCACGATCCGCACGAGACGCCCGACCTCGCCCCGGCCGGCGTGGACGACGAGGGCCGTGCCCTCTACTCCGCCGACGGCGCCGCCCGCACCGACCAGCTCCAGCGGGTCGGCCTGCGCGTCCCCCACGGCCCCTACGAGACGCTCGCCGGCCTGATCGCCACCGAGCTCGGCCGGATCCCGGCCGTCGGCGACAGCGTCGAGGTGGCCGGATGGCGGCTCGACGTCGTGGACGCCGCGGGTCACCGCGCGGCCCGCGTCCTGCTGCACGCGCCCCTCGCCGGGCAGTCCGACGACGCCCCGGAGGGGGACCGATGA
- a CDS encoding toxin-antitoxin system HicB family antitoxin, with amino-acid sequence MAKTQLNVRVDEDTARAARERALARGVSVNRYIEELVRQDAGELGRTFVEAAADFMKQYESVFAEEFGAEREGRR; translated from the coding sequence ATGGCGAAGACTCAGCTGAACGTACGGGTGGACGAGGACACCGCCCGAGCCGCGCGCGAGCGTGCGCTGGCACGCGGCGTGAGTGTGAACCGGTACATCGAGGAGCTGGTCAGACAGGACGCGGGCGAGCTCGGCCGGACGTTCGTCGAGGCGGCCGCCGACTTCATGAAGCAGTACGAATCCGTGTTCGCCGAGGAATTCGGCGCGGAGCGCGAAGGCCGACGCTGA